The Pyramidobacter piscolens W5455 genome segment TTATGTCGAGCACAATCGCCCCTTTCAGCGGCGTCGAACTGAAGGATATCACCCTCGGCGCCGTTTCAGTAGCCGGCAGCGGCAAGCTGCGTCAGATCATCAACCTCGCCGACGGTACGGAACCTACCGACGCGGTGAACTTGCGCCAATTGCGAGCTGTGGGCAGTACAGTGGAAGCCAATACCAGCAACATCATAAAGCTGCAGGACGGCTTCGACCTGAAAGCCGGGAGCACGACATCGAACGTCGCCCTGGGCGGAGCGACAGCCCCGACCGTGGAATTCGCTGGCGCCGACGACACCGTCACCGTCGGTCTCTCCGGGACGAAAGTCACCTACGGCATCGACAAGACCAAACTGATCACCCAGATCAACAACAGCTCGACCACGACCCCGATCACCAACGTGCAGGCGAAGTTCAAGATTGCCGGCGACAGCACCGGTCAGCTGGACGTGACCGCGGACCAGAACGGTACGCAGACCGTGAAATTCGAAGGCGACGGCACCTACATCAAATCCGCGATGACCGCAAACGGCGTGAAGTACAGCCTCGACACCACGGCGCTGACTGGCGCCATCACTAATCCCATTGTCAACGCCGGTCTGAAATTCGCCGGCGACGGCGGGACCCCTGTCGGCAGAAAACTCGGAGAGACGCTGAAAATCAGCGGCGGAGCGGACGTCTCGAAACTTGCGGACGACAATATCGGCGTAATCACCGATCCCGCCAGCGGCGAACTGAAAGTGAAACTCGCGCAGAACCTCAATCTGACAGACGCCGGCAGCGTCTCCATCGGCGACGTCACCTTGAACACCGGCGGACTTTCCATCAACGGCGGCCCCTCGATCACCAAGACCGGCGTGAACATGAACGGCCTGCAGATCGCCAACGTGAAAAGCGGTTTGGACGGCGCAGACCTCTCCACCGCCAGCGGCGCTACGCTGAAGAACGCAGCCAACATCGGCGACCTGAAAAACGCGATCGAAAACGCCAGTTCCAATCTGACCGACAAAGGCTTTGCCCTCTCGGCCGACGATAGCGGAGTCGTCACCAAGAAACTCGGCCAGGCCGTCCACGTTGCCGGCGACGGCACGAACACCGAGACCAAAGTCGACGGCGGGAAAGTCGTCGTCGCCCTCAAGAACGAACTGAAATTCGACGTTACGGGGACGACCAACAAACTCACCATCAACACCGGCGGCCAAGGCACCGTCAACGGGCTGACCAATAAGACCTGGGATCCCCTTCACATCACCTCCGGCCAGGCCGCCACCGAAGACCAGCTCAAGGCCGTGGACAACAAGATCGCCGCCATCTCCGCCGACACCCTGAAAAGCTGGGACGCCCAGATCGACGGCGTGAAAGTGAAGACCGTCAACAAGACCGACAACGTCCTCAACTTCAAGAAAGGCAGCAACATCACGCTGAGCGACGATTCCGGCGCCATCAAGATCTCCGTCGTCGACGCGCCGAATTTTGCCGGCAAAGTCACCGCCAAAGGCTTCGACGCGACCGGCCACAAGATCGAGAACGTCAAAGCGGGAACCGTGAACGCGACCAGTACCGACGCGGTCAACGGCGCGCAGCTGTGGAAAACCTCAAGCAGCATCGCCACCCACCTCGGCGGCGGCGCTTCCGTCAACCCCGACGGCTCCGTCTCCGCTCCCACCTACAAATTCAAGTACGTGAGCGGCGGCAGCTACCACACCGTCGGCGACGCCTTGAGCGCCGTCGACCGCCAGTTCGGCAACGTCTACAACAACTTCGGCAACGTCTACAACCAGATGGCCGAGATGAGACGCAGCATCAAGACCACCGGCGCGCTCGGCTCGGCGCTAAGTGCTTTGAAACCGATGCAGTACGACCCCGTCGAACCCAGCCAGATCATGGCCGGATTCGGAGCGTACAAAGGCGAATACGCGCTGGCGCTCGGCTTTGCGCACTACGTGAAAGAAGACTTCATGGTGCACGCCGGCGTATCCGTCTCGCACCACGGCGAGTCGATGGCCAACGCCGGGCTGACGTGGAAGATCGGCAAGAAGGCAGACAAGGAGTCGATCCCGGCGCGCTACCGCTCCGGCCCGATGAACAGCGTCTACGTGATGCAAAAGGAGAACGCCGAATTGCAGGCGCAGGTGGCTTCGATGAAACGGACGAATGCCCAGCAGGCCGAAACGAACGCGCTCCAGAGCCAGGAGATCGCCGAACTGAAGGCGATGCAGGCGGAATTGAGGGCGAACA includes the following:
- a CDS encoding YadA-like family protein, producing ESIAIGSESQVETDSGVAIGLKSQSGNSGVAIGANSQSGSESVALGKGAKAYGRGAVVLGGGASAIASAGRSVAIGSSSTADRGGFMSSTIAPFSGVELKDITLGAVSVAGSGKLRQIINLADGTEPTDAVNLRQLRAVGSTVEANTSNIIKLQDGFDLKAGSTTSNVALGGATAPTVEFAGADDTVTVGLSGTKVTYGIDKTKLITQINNSSTTTPITNVQAKFKIAGDSTGQLDVTADQNGTQTVKFEGDGTYIKSAMTANGVKYSLDTTALTGAITNPIVNAGLKFAGDGGTPVGRKLGETLKISGGADVSKLADDNIGVITDPASGELKVKLAQNLNLTDAGSVSIGDVTLNTGGLSINGGPSITKTGVNMNGLQIANVKSGLDGADLSTASGATLKNAANIGDLKNAIENASSNLTDKGFALSADDSGVVTKKLGQAVHVAGDGTNTETKVDGGKVVVALKNELKFDVTGTTNKLTINTGGQGTVNGLTNKTWDPLHITSGQAATEDQLKAVDNKIAAISADTLKSWDAQIDGVKVKTVNKTDNVLNFKKGSNITLSDDSGAIKISVVDAPNFAGKVTAKGFDATGHKIENVKAGTVNATSTDAVNGAQLWKTSSSIATHLGGGASVNPDGSVSAPTYKFKYVSGGSYHTVGDALSAVDRQFGNVYNNFGNVYNQMAEMRRSIKTTGALGSALSALKPMQYDPVEPSQIMAGFGAYKGEYALALGFAHYVKEDFMVHAGVSVSHHGESMANAGLTWKIGKKADKESIPARYRSGPMNSVYVMQKENAELQAQVASMKRTNAQQAETNALQSQEIAELKAMQAELRANMEEMRRLLRASRR